One window of Panulirus ornatus isolate Po-2019 chromosome 13, ASM3632096v1, whole genome shotgun sequence genomic DNA carries:
- the LOC139752700 gene encoding calmodulin has protein sequence MADQLTEEQIAEFKEAFSLFDKDGDGTITTKELGTVMRSLGQNPTEAELQDMINEVDADGNGTIDFPEFLTMMARKMKDTDSEEEIREAFRVFDKDGNGFISAAELRHVMTNLGEKLTDEEVDEMIREADIDGDGQVNYEEFVTMMTSK, from the exons GCGGACCAGCTCACTGAGGAACAGATTGCCGAATTCAAGGAGGCTTTCTCCCTCTTCGACAAGGACGGTGACGGCACTATTACGACCAAGGAATTGGGAACAGTCATGAGGTCGCTAGGACAGAACCCCACCGAAGCTGAGCTCCAGGACATGATCAATGAAGTTGACGCTGACG GCAACGGAACGATCGACTTCCCAGAGTTCCTGACGATGATGGCGCGCAAGATGAAGGATACGGACTCCGAGGAAGAGATCAGGGAAGCCTTCAGGGTCTTCGATAAGGATGGCAACGGCTTTATCTCAGCAGCTGAGCTCAG GCATGTGATGACCAACCTCGGGGAGAAGCTTACTGATGAAGAAGTCGACGAAATGATCAGGGAAGCtgatattgatggtgatggtcaggttAACTATGAGG AGTTCGTCACAATGATGACCTCAAAGTGA